Proteins from one Mesorhizobium sp. M9A.F.Ca.ET.002.03.1.2 genomic window:
- a CDS encoding GIY-YIG nuclease family protein: MAKLPNSTTDSTKTPPLETDELRKAIRKFFRETLYDDPSGEKRPVGSYRWGVYAFYDYDGEPIYVGQTKEKVSGRVGRHLTNQRTDAVAMSVLDPFEVAEIQVWPLPQFEAVGSKHSDFKTANAHLNALEHLVFTRLRNESKFKAILNEKDPPAPTVEITEPPSMRGSIVSDRIQELRGHPDTRLARRALIVSKLSQVISEREVKMGLRRVLVTQTRRMNWLAERRFEKLGGESLVEEGAEDEEDTKGDLDGDGTAIPH, translated from the coding sequence ATGGCGAAACTCCCGAACAGCACAACAGACAGCACGAAAACACCGCCGCTCGAAACGGACGAGCTGCGTAAGGCCATTCGGAAATTCTTCCGCGAAACTCTCTACGACGACCCCTCGGGTGAGAAGCGTCCCGTCGGCAGCTATCGCTGGGGAGTATACGCGTTCTACGACTACGACGGGGAGCCGATCTACGTCGGCCAGACCAAGGAGAAGGTTTCCGGCCGCGTCGGGCGCCACCTCACGAACCAGCGCACCGACGCTGTGGCGATGTCGGTGTTGGACCCTTTTGAGGTGGCGGAGATACAGGTCTGGCCACTGCCGCAGTTCGAGGCCGTGGGGTCGAAGCACTCTGACTTTAAAACGGCGAATGCGCACCTAAACGCGCTCGAGCACCTTGTCTTCACTCGGCTACGCAACGAGAGCAAGTTCAAGGCGATCCTGAATGAGAAGGACCCGCCGGCGCCGACTGTAGAAATCACCGAGCCGCCTTCCATGCGTGGTTCGATTGTCTCCGACCGGATCCAGGAGTTGCGCGGCCATCCGGACACCCGTTTGGCACGTCGGGCGCTCATCGTGTCCAAGCTGTCGCAGGTCATCTCCGAACGCGAGGTAAAGATGGGCCTTCGACGTGTGCTCGTGACCCAGACTAGGCGCATGAACTGGCTGGCGGAAAGACGCTTCGAGAAACTCGGCGGCGAGAGCCTAGTAGAGGAAGGAGCCGAGGACGAAGAGGACACAAAGGGAGACTTGGACGGGGACGGAACTGCGATTCCACACTGA
- a CDS encoding ABC-three component system middle component 2 produces the protein MEVISEGRQPSHPFNSTLETGIRAVMLLEAFYPRQCDLIEMTWLDHLVVHTADLDGEDVPPSLHPDLPNRTGELFVRRQLVEKSLRIMQQVHLVDVVETDLGVTFVASEDAPTYLDLLQSDYSMALKERARWIAQRFAGMATVEIKAVIEAKIGRWTAEFRADHAPTGSSA, from the coding sequence GTGGAAGTGATCAGCGAGGGACGGCAACCGAGTCATCCTTTCAACAGCACCCTCGAGACCGGCATCCGAGCGGTGATGCTGTTGGAAGCATTTTATCCGCGTCAGTGTGATCTGATCGAAATGACTTGGCTGGACCACTTGGTCGTTCATACGGCTGACCTCGATGGAGAGGACGTGCCCCCCAGTCTCCATCCGGACTTGCCGAATCGCACCGGTGAACTCTTCGTTCGTCGTCAGCTGGTGGAGAAGAGCTTGCGCATCATGCAGCAGGTGCATCTCGTTGACGTCGTGGAAACAGACCTTGGCGTCACGTTTGTCGCCAGCGAAGATGCGCCAACCTACCTAGACCTGCTTCAGTCCGACTATTCGATGGCACTCAAAGAGCGTGCCCGCTGGATTGCCCAGCGCTTTGCTGGAATGGCGACGGTCGAAATCAAAGCTGTGATTGAGGCCAAGATCGGCCGCTGGACCGCCGAATTCCGCGCAGATCACGCCCCCACCGGCAGTAGCGCATAA